In Coriobacteriia bacterium, the sequence GGTCGCGACGATCGAGTACGACCCGAACCGCTCGGCGCGCATCGCTCTGTTGCACTACGCCGACGGCGAGAAGCGCTACATCCTGGCACCGAAGGGCCTCACGGTTGGCGACAAGATCACCAGCGGTCCTGGCTCGGATATCCGCCCCGGCAACACGCTGGCGCTGTCCGATATTCCCGTCGGTACCGTCGTGCACGCCGTTGAGCTCCAGCCCGGCCGTGGTGCGGCTCTGGCTCGCTCGGCGGGAACGTCCATCCAGCTGATGGGCAAGGAGTCCGACTACGCGATCCTGCGTATGCCGTCCTCCGAGATGCGTCGCGTACTGGTTACCTGCCGAGCCACCATCGGTGAGGTCGGCAACTCGGATCACGGCAACATCAAGATCGGCAAGGCCGGTCGTGCTCGCTGGATGGGCAAGCGCCCGACCGTGCGTGGTACGGCCATGAACCCGGTCGACCACCCGCATGGTGGTGGCGAGGGCAAGAACAAGTCCGCCGGTCGTCACCCGGTTACTCCGTGGGGCGTTCCGACCAAGGGCCATCGCACGCGTAGCAAGAAGAACGCGTCGAGCCGCCTCATCATCCGTCGCCGCAAGAAGTAGTAGGGAGCTGATACGACAGTGAGCAGAAGCCTGAAGAAGGGCCCGTTCGTGCAGCCTCGACTCCTCGAGCGCATTCACACGATGAACGAGGCCGGCGAGAAGAAGGTCATCAAGACCTGGTCGCGCAGCTCGACCATCTTCCCGGAGATGGTCGGTCACACGATCGGCGTTCACGACGGCCGCAAGCATGTCCCGGTGTACGTGACCGAGTCGATGGTTGGCCACAAGCTCGGCGAGTTCTCGCCGACGCGCACGTTCCGCGGTCACAAGGCCTCGGACAAGAAAGCCAAGAGGTAGAGCACATGGAAGCGAAGGCAGTTGCACGCTACGTGCGGGTAGCCCCGCGCAAGGCCCGACTGGTGGTCGATCTCATCCGCGGCAAGTCCATCGATGACGCCCGCGCGATCCTGAGGTTCTCGCCTCGCGCTGCGGCAGAAGTCGTCGAGAAGGTGCTGAACAGTGCCGTGGCTAACGCCGAGCGCAACCTGCACCTGAAGTCGGATGACCTGATAGTCGGCTCGACGTTCGTAGACGAGGGTCCGACCCTCAAGCGCATTCAGCCCCGCGCCATGGGCCGTGCGTTCCGGATTAACAAGCGTACGAGCCACATCACGGTGGTCGTCACTCAGCGAGAGGGGGCGTAGGAGCCGCATGGGACAGAAAGTAATGCCGATCGGCCTGCGTCTGGGTATCACGGAGAACTGGCGCTCGCGCTGGTACGCCGGTAAGGATTACCCGCAGGTACTGGCGAACGATCTGAAG encodes:
- the rplV gene encoding 50S ribosomal protein L22: MEAKAVARYVRVAPRKARLVVDLIRGKSIDDARAILRFSPRAAAEVVEKVLNSAVANAERNLHLKSDDLIVGSTFVDEGPTLKRIQPRAMGRAFRINKRTSHITVVVTQREGA
- the rpsS gene encoding 30S ribosomal protein S19, whose protein sequence is MSRSLKKGPFVQPRLLERIHTMNEAGEKKVIKTWSRSSTIFPEMVGHTIGVHDGRKHVPVYVTESMVGHKLGEFSPTRTFRGHKASDKKAKR
- the rplB gene encoding 50S ribosomal protein L2, whose protein sequence is MGLKQYKPTSPGRRFQTVSDFAEITSTTPEKSLLEPLPQKGGRNNNGRITTRHQGGGHKRRYRVIDFKRTKDGVPAKVATIEYDPNRSARIALLHYADGEKRYILAPKGLTVGDKITSGPGSDIRPGNTLALSDIPVGTVVHAVELQPGRGAALARSAGTSIQLMGKESDYAILRMPSSEMRRVLVTCRATIGEVGNSDHGNIKIGKAGRARWMGKRPTVRGTAMNPVDHPHGGGEGKNKSAGRHPVTPWGVPTKGHRTRSKKNASSRLIIRRRKK